A window from Podospora bellae-mahoneyi strain CBS 112042 chromosome 1 map unlocalized CBS112042p_1, whole genome shotgun sequence encodes these proteins:
- a CDS encoding uncharacterized protein (EggNog:ENOG503NZ76; COG:K), with product MGDPPATPTSASVDASPSIASSSSSNIRKERGAIAAQACDTCRSRKQRCDEQRPKCGTCQKFRLECNYREPVPTKKDKTLVEILERLKGLDDRLLNLETKVDDLGHRGSAGPSAVGFPHLQAPDYASQAGAAMIDPALTAAPFNLQHDLSRNAPVGQNQYKYVSSVHQMLGWPAVQQLFASIQARLPHVNFSSLERDGVSHMLGVHRPESQGLPSEGTMRTERSPGLLTTLTWENVRMWSQAYFDTTNLFYPILDRQSFMQETLPSLYRSGFSNSISSTIALLVFALGEVSLEGREGAPVHVYNGRASGVKGGSKAHPPGLALFNEARSRMGFDLTECSLENVQIFALASAYYGSCFYPMDFWRMTASTSLALQALITSNPGELSSPRADLIRRAFWHCSILETSLNLELGFPLTGLERMENTVGLPTFSGPFCEDDVISNQQSHFQEHFASQIVLRRLLVGFHHALSNTPMSAQLGGVPTPFTSANNSPGLSQITIQQLALQLEQWRGMLPPHLRWQEDCPGAFPSTTTDMFGGSTHTPASTPISPSMSHTSQPSSLPAVSTPAPPLMFSTDLDSPPAQYPYVVDVQVALLRSRYYYTKYLLHRPFLYKALHYPDSVTQDDALGAAECLKASLKWPVAMSPTCKHKRLVPCMFFFTQNFFGILLLLHLSTTVPLLRRIRSTLCGERFEMDARETVGLYLDWLRDLKSIDGGTAWHWEVVRAIYGLEEG from the exons ATGGGCGACCCTCCAGCAACACCGACATCAGCCTCCGTCGATGCCAGCCCCTCGAtagcatcctcatccagtTCCAATATCAGAAAGGAGAGAGGCGCCATCGCCGCACAG GCATGCGATACCTGCCGCAGTCGAAAGCAACGATGCGATGAACAGCGTCCCAAATGTGGCACCTGTCAGAAGTTCAGGCTCGAGTGCAACTATCGAGAGCCCGTTCCCACCAA GAAAGACAAGACTCTAGTGGAGATTCTCGAACGGTTGAAGGGCCTCGATGATCGGTTGCTGAACTTGGAAACGAAAGTGGACGATTTAGGCCATCGGGGAAGCGCCGGCCCTTCCGCCGTTGGCTTCCCCCATCTTCAGGCACCCGACTATGCCAGTCAGGCTGGAGCTGCGATGATTGACCCAGCGCTGACAGCAGCACCATTTAACTTGCAGCACGATTTGTCTCGAAACGCACCGGTGGGTCAGAACCAGTACAAATATGTTTCCTCTGTTCACCAGATGCTAGGCTGGCCAGCGGTACAGCAGCTGTTTGCTTCGATCCAGGCGCGGTTGCCACACGTCAACTTCTCCTCGCTGGAGCGCGATGGAGTCTCGCACATGCTAGGAGTCCATCGCCCAGAGTCACAAGGGCTGCCTTCCGAAGGCACGATGCGCACTGAGCGTTCGCCTGGGCTTCTTACGACCTTGACCTGGGAAAACGTTCGGATGTGGAGCCAGGCTTACTTCGACACTACCAACCTCTTTTACCCTATTCTAGATCGCCAGTCCTTCATGCAGGAGACTTTGCCATCCCTTTACAGGAGCGGCTTCAGCAACTCGATATCCTCGACCATCGCCCTGCTGGTATTCGCTCTCGGGGAGGTATCGCtagaaggaagagaaggggcACCTGTGCACGTTTACAACGGACGAGCGAGTGGAGTGAAAGGGGGCTCGAAAGCGCACCCCCCTGGGCTTGCTTTGTTCAACGAGGCGAGAAGCAGAATGGGGTTTGATCTCACGGAGTGCAGTCTGGAAAACGTTCAGATATTCGCCCTCGCAAG TGCATATTATGGGAGCTGCTTCTATCCGATG GACTTTTGGAGAATGACTGCCTCCACCTCTTTGGCACTTCAGGCTCTCATAACCAG CAACCCCGGAGAGCTATCCTCACCGAGGGCGGACCTGATCAGGAGAGCATTTTGGCATTGCTCAATCTTGGAGAC TTCTCTCAATCTCGAGCTGGGGTTCCCGCTAACCGGTCttgagaggatggagaacACTGTAGGACTTCCGACTTTTAGCGGTCCTTTCTGTGAAGACGATGTCATTAGCAACCAACAGTCTCATTTCCAAGAGCATTTCGCCTCGCAGATTGTCCTGAGGCGGCTGCTTGTGGGATTTCACCACGCCCTCAGCAACA caccaatgTCCGCCCAGTTAGGCGGTGTTCCCACCCCCTTTACTTCGGCAAACAACAGCCCTGGCCTTAGCCAGATTACGATCCAGCAGCTGGCCCTTCAACTGGAACAATGGCGCGGCatgctccctcctcaccttcgcTGGCAAGAGGATTGCCCAGGAGCCTTCCCCAGCACTACTACCGACATGTTCGGCGGCAGCACCCACACCCCAGCCAGCACGCCCATCTCCCCGTCCATGTCTCACACCAGTCAACCATCATCGCTACCAGCGGTATcgacaccagcaccaccactgaTGTTCTCCACCGATCTCGACTCCCCTCCGGCTCAATACCCCTACGTCGTCGACGTCCAAGTCGCGCTTCTCCGCTCTCGTTATTACTACACCAaatacctcctccaccgtccctTCCTCTACAAAGCTCTCCACTACCCCGACAGCGTGACCCAAGACGACGCCCTGGGCGCAGCCGAGTGCCTCAAGGCCTCGCTGAAATGGCCAGTGGCAATGTCCCCCACATGCAAGCACAAGCGGCTCGTGCCCTGTatgttcttcttcacccagaACTTCTTTGGTATCTTGCTGTTATTGCATCTGAGCACGACGGTGccgctgttgaggaggataagaAGCACGCTCTGCGGCGAGAGGTTTGAGATGGACgcgagggagacggtgggTTTGTATCTCGACTGGTTGAGGGACTTGAAGTCTATCGACGGGGGGACGGCGTGGCactgggaggtggtgagggctaTTTATGGTCTGGAGGAGGGTTAG
- a CDS encoding uncharacterized protein (EggNog:ENOG503P3JK; COG:S), whose protein sequence is MASTQKPTIVHVNGAWHTPSSMTKLITSLRALDYEVHCPRLTSVNGARPPNSSLATDSELLRSYVSSLVEAGREVVIIMHSYGGKVGTNALHGLSREARSKKGLGGGIVQLIYVCAFALAEGQSMAALIAEFGHEESMPVVFNIDEDGGLSFRDAKGPLIGDDLGESNEEEVQAYLDSLVSVWNGLCTRDTVTGPAAWKENPVAYVYCTKDNMVPFEYQKSLVANIEKEGREVKTFVLETGHCPNVTATKQLVGVIDEVIVGAN, encoded by the coding sequence atggcTTCAACTCAAAAGCCAACCATTGTGCATGTCAATGGCGCTTGGCACACACCGTCATCAATGACTAAACTCATCACTTCCCTTCGAGCCCTCGACTACGAAGTCCATTGTCCTCGCCTGACGTCGGTGAACGGCGCACGGCCTCCTAATTCTAGCCTAGCTACTGACTCGGAGCTTCTTCGGTCGTACGTCTCCAGCCTTGTAGAGGCAGGTCGCGAAGTCGTCATCATTATGCACTCATATGGAGGCAAAGTAGGCACCAACGCTCTGCATGGGCTCAGCCGTGAAGCCCGCTCAAAGAAGGGACTTGGAGGCGGCATTGTCCAACTGATCTATGTCTGTGCTTTTGCGCTGGCTGAGGGGCAATCCATGGCAGCGCTTATTGCCGAGTTCGGGCACGAAGAGTCGATGCCTGTTGTATTTAATAtcgacgaggatggcgggCTCAGTTTCCGGGATGCGAAGGGACCACTTATTGGGGATGATCTCGGCGAGTCaaacgaggaagaggtgcAAGCGTATCTCGACTCACTAGTGTCGGTTTGGAATGGACTTTGTACGAGGGATACCGTTACAGGTCCGGCTGCTTGGAAAGAAAACCCGGTTGCCTATGTCTATTGCACGAAAGACAACATGGTGCCATTTGAATACCAGAAGTCGTTGGTGGCGAATATcgagaaggaagggagggaagtAAAGACGTTTGTTTTGGAGACTGGTCATTGCCCCAACGTCACGGCCACAAAGCAGCTGGTGGGTGTGATTGATGAGGTCATTGTGGGAGCAAACTGA